From a single Hippopotamus amphibius kiboko isolate mHipAmp2 chromosome X, mHipAmp2.hap2, whole genome shotgun sequence genomic region:
- the ZNF275 gene encoding zinc finger protein 275 — protein sequence MGEDTQSQEMASTSSPRASEPSPEVKQNGDSEGRGGSPQNLPVEHHFACKECGDAFRLKVLLVQHQRIHSEEKGWECCDCGQVFRWVSEFNEHRKSHVVAEPQPGPSRAVDEAMEKKEQMEREAKPFECEECGKRFKKNAGLSQHLRVHSREKPFDCEECGRSFKVNTHLFRHQKLHTSEKPFTCKTCSRDFLDRQELLKHQRMHTGHLPFDCDDCGKSFRGVNGLAEHQRIHSGAKPYGCPHCGKLFRRSSELTKHRRIHTGEKPYECGQCGKAFRQSSSLLEHQRIHTGERPYACGDCGKAFRGPSDLIKHRRIHSGLKPYECDKCGKAFRRSSGLSRHRRTHSGARRCECSECGRVFKRRSALQKHQPSHHE from the coding sequence ATGGGTGAGGACACCCAGTCACAGGAGATGGCGTCCACGAGCTCCCCGAGGGCCAGTGAGCCCAGCCCTGAGGTCAAACAGAACGGGGactctgaggggaggggagggagccccCAGAATCTGCCTGTAGAACATCACTTTGCGTGTAAAGAGTGTGGGGATGCCTTTCGGCTTAAGGTCCTCCTCGTGCAGCACCAGCGAATTCACAGTGAGGAGAAGGGCTGGGAGTGCTGCGATTGCGGGCAGGTCTTTCGGTGGGTGTCTGAGTTCAACGAGCACCGGAAGAGCCACGTGGTGGCAGAGCCCCAGCCGGGCCCCAGCCGGGCTGTCGACGAGGCCATGGAGAAGAAGGAGCAAATGGAGAGGGAGGCGAAGCCCTTCGAGTGTGAAGAATGTGGGAAAAGGTTCAAGAAGAATGCGGGCCTCAGTCAGCATCTGCGCGTCCACAGCCGAGAGAAGCCCTTTGACTGTGAGGAATGCGGGCGCTCCTTCAAAGTCAACACCCACCTCTTTCGCCATCAGAAGCTGCACACTTCAGAGAAGCCCTTCACCTGCAAGACGTGTAGCAGGGATTTCCTGGATCGCCAGGAACTTCTCAAGCACCAGCGGATGCACACCGGCCACCTGCCCTTCGACTGCGACGACTGCGGCAAGTCTTTCCGAGGGGTCAATGGCCTGGCCGAGCACCAGCGCATCCACAGCGGGGCCAAGCCCTACGGCTGCCCCCACTGCGGCAAGCTCTTCCGGAGGAGCTCAGAGCTCACCAAGCATCGGCGGATCCACACGGGCGAGAAGCCGTACGAGTGCGGCCAGTGCGGGAAGGCCTTCCGGCAGAGCTCCAGCCTCCTGGAGCACCAGCGCATCCACACCGGGGAGCGGCCCTACGCCTGCGGCGACTGCGGCAAGGCCTTCCGGGGGCCCTCCGACCTGATCAAACACCGGCGCATCCACAGCGGACTGAAACCCTACGAGTGCGACAAATGCGGGAAGGCCTTCCGCCGGAGCTCCGGCCTGAGTCGCCATCGGAGGACCCACAGCGGAGCAAGACGCTGTGAGTGCAGCGAGTGTGGCCGCGTGTTCAAGAGGCGGTCGGCGCTGCAGAAGCATCAGCCGAGCCACCACGAGTAG